The segment GAAAAGTTGGACATAAGGAGGTTTTCAGTGGCAGATTTTCCTACTATGCATCCAAGACTTGATATCATCATTGTCAATTGGAATTCTGGACATCAATTGCAATGTTGCCTGAATTCGATTCTTAGAGCTGACAAGGAAAGCTTTATTGTAGAGCGAGTAGTGGTGGTGGATAATGCATCCACTGATGGTTCGGCAGAAGGAGTTGAAGATTTTGATCTCCCCTTGTGTTTAATACATAACATTGAGAACCGGGGTTTTGCTGCAGCTTGCAACCAGGGTGCAAAAGGTAGCAAAGCCGATTACCTGCTATTTCTAAATCCGGATACCTGCCTTTTTAAAGATTCTCTGACAAAGCCACTAACGTTTATGGAACAAAAGGAAAACAGGAATATAGGTATACTGGGCATTCAACTGGTGGACGATAATGGTCAAATCAGCCATACCTGTGCCCGTTTTCCTACACCAGGCCGTTTCTTTTCAAAGATGTTTGGGCTTGATCGCTTGTTTCCTAAACTTTTCCCAAGCCATTTTATGACTGAATGGGATCATAGGGAAGGTCGAGTAGTGGATCAAGTAATAGGTGCGTTTTTTTTGGTGCGACGTTCCATATTTGAGGATTTAGGAGGTTTTGACGAACGCTTCTTCGTCTATTTTGAAGATCTTGACTTTGCTCTTCGTGCACGGCAAGCCGGGTGGCATAATTTCTATCTGGCCGATGTACAAGCTTACCATAAGGGCGGGGGTACTTCAGAACAAGTTAAAGCTACACGTCTGTTCTACTCTTTACGCAGTCGAATTCTT is part of the Bacillota bacterium genome and harbors:
- a CDS encoding glycosyltransferase family 2 protein, with translation MHPRLDIIIVNWNSGHQLQCCLNSILRADKESFIVERVVVVDNASTDGSAEGVEDFDLPLCLIHNIENRGFAAACNQGAKGSKADYLLFLNPDTCLFKDSLTKPLTFMEQKENRNIGILGIQLVDDNGQISHTCARFPTPGRFFSKMFGLDRLFPKLFPSHFMTEWDHREGRVVDQVIGAFFLVRRSIFEDLGGFDERFFVYFEDLDFALRARQAGWHNFYLADVQAYHKGGGTSEQVKATRLFYSLRSRILYGYKHFGWWSATGLMLGTLLLEPLTRIAWAVIRRSGRDIIETINGYFMLWRALPALLEATRKCDKL